The proteins below are encoded in one region of bacterium:
- a CDS encoding site-specific DNA-methyltransferase, which translates to MNFFSTYKKHQTDHLELDGVSYPKYVGEFWTPKQRQASSIHEISYRACFKAQLPNFFIEIFSKKGDVIYDPFSGRGTTVIEAALLERNVIANDVNPLSRILSSPRFFIPDTQEVEKRLSAIPFEKNERADIDLSMFYHSKTESEIVGLKKYLKRRKRTGLEDDLDLWIRMVATNRLTGHSKGFFSVYTFPPNQAVGAERQKLINKKRKQKPEYRDTKKIILNKSKQLIKDLASEDVQILRGIGKQAVFLNDDARSTKEIPSDHIQLTVTSPPFLNVVQYADDNWLRFWFNDINAGVVAKKITMSKTLKDWADVMNGVFEELFRITRKGGWIAFEVGEVKNAKIKLEEYVVPLGTEAGFECKGIVINQQQFTKTSNIWGIKNNSKGTNSNRIVLFTKT; encoded by the coding sequence ATGAACTTTTTTTCCACGTACAAAAAACATCAGACAGATCATTTAGAATTAGATGGAGTGTCCTACCCGAAGTATGTCGGTGAATTCTGGACCCCCAAACAGCGCCAGGCTTCTTCGATCCATGAGATTTCCTACCGCGCATGCTTCAAAGCGCAACTTCCAAATTTTTTTATAGAAATTTTTTCAAAAAAAGGCGACGTAATATACGATCCCTTCAGCGGGAGAGGAACGACGGTGATCGAGGCAGCGTTACTTGAACGTAACGTCATTGCAAATGATGTAAATCCGCTTAGCCGTATATTATCCTCTCCGCGGTTCTTTATTCCTGACACGCAGGAAGTGGAGAAAAGACTCTCCGCAATTCCTTTTGAAAAAAACGAACGCGCTGACATAGATCTTTCCATGTTTTATCATTCGAAAACCGAATCGGAAATTGTAGGGCTAAAAAAATACCTGAAGAGAAGAAAAAGAACGGGATTAGAAGATGATTTGGATCTTTGGATTCGTATGGTTGCCACCAACCGTCTAACAGGCCATTCCAAAGGTTTTTTTTCCGTGTATACATTTCCTCCCAATCAGGCTGTTGGCGCAGAACGGCAGAAACTGATCAATAAAAAAAGAAAACAAAAACCCGAATACCGCGACACAAAGAAAATCATTCTCAATAAATCAAAACAACTGATTAAAGATCTGGCCAGCGAAGATGTTCAGATTCTTCGCGGTATTGGAAAACAAGCGGTTTTTTTGAACGATGACGCACGGTCTACTAAGGAGATTCCTTCCGATCATATTCAGTTAACCGTTACTTCTCCCCCGTTTTTGAATGTTGTGCAGTATGCAGACGATAACTGGCTCCGCTTTTGGTTTAACGATATTAACGCCGGTGTGGTAGCAAAAAAAATAACCATGTCAAAGACGTTAAAAGACTGGGCTGATGTAATGAATGGTGTTTTCGAAGAATTATTCCGTATCACGCGAAAGGGCGGTTGGATTGCGTTTGAAGTTGGCGAAGTAAAGAATGCGAAGATCAAACTTGAAGAATACGTAGTACCGTTGGGAACAGAAGCAGGATTTGAATGTAAAGGCATTGTGATCAATCAGCAGCAGTTCACAAAAACGTCCAACATTTGGGGAATCAAAAATAATTCCAAAGGTACAAATTCCAACCGGATCGTTCTTTTTACAAAGACTTAA
- a CDS encoding M28 family peptidase: MEHYMKNLISLLVLIFSLIPLRVQAQSTPFLSDTEIDMLVNEISGDRAFEHIRWLSHWHRDSGMEGYFKAADYVLQAAKEAGLEDVSFIEQPMDGANYTAKSAELWMIEPVEIKLADIGDHAVYLADGSHDADLTAELIWIGDASKEALKDLDVTGKIVLTGGSEYAAAHNAVWNKGALGIVTFRTSEERSPMDFPDQIAWTHIPLDPPEGKSGTFAFSLPPRKGEILKNILASNKSKDWFATGKETPGGKVVLKVKIDTEIGKKPGRTGFVEGWIRGSKYHDQQIVLTAHLQEEQGSANDDGSGCANLLELARTFNKLIREGKMQRPLRDIRFWWTDEIYSEYRYFMDHPEVPKQLLANLHQDMTGAKMSLGSRTQHLIFAPQSRMSYLDAVFENVATYVIHTNNSYLSAGRSGGLSRPHSRAIYSTRGSREGYRAEFVPYFGSSDNMTFVEGAIGVPSVAMINWDDHYIHSSDDDLWQIDQTQLKRNNFIVASITMFLGSAENTEAAKIAAETFAQGQKRLTNDLKTAMEILSGSNTGNDSLWKDAAMLIEQGIQRERRAMNSVRVFCGTDKTAMQMIDKLVTRLNARESELMNDLQTYYRQTTGAKPGDRSLTAEELTASKKIPMNAAPLETYFNNRVKVKYKSALHSIMKSEVYNFVDGKRSYYDIYKAVRSEALSSGAWYYGIVTLNDVTGLLDAAVETKALILK, encoded by the coding sequence ATGGAGCATTACATGAAAAACCTCATTTCGTTACTTGTACTAATTTTTTCACTGATACCGCTGCGGGTACAAGCACAGTCGACGCCTTTTTTAAGCGATACGGAAATCGATATGCTCGTGAACGAGATCAGCGGCGACCGCGCCTTCGAACATATTCGTTGGTTATCGCACTGGCACCGCGACTCCGGTATGGAAGGTTACTTTAAAGCCGCCGATTACGTCCTGCAGGCGGCCAAAGAAGCGGGATTGGAAGATGTATCATTTATCGAGCAACCGATGGATGGAGCCAACTACACGGCAAAATCTGCTGAACTGTGGATGATCGAACCGGTTGAAATAAAATTAGCCGACATTGGCGATCATGCCGTGTATTTAGCGGACGGAAGCCACGACGCCGACTTGACGGCTGAATTGATCTGGATCGGCGATGCGTCAAAAGAAGCCCTTAAAGACCTCGACGTGACGGGCAAAATCGTTTTGACCGGCGGCAGCGAATATGCGGCCGCGCATAATGCGGTTTGGAACAAAGGCGCGTTGGGTATTGTGACATTCAGAACTTCTGAGGAACGATCCCCGATGGATTTTCCCGATCAGATCGCATGGACTCATATTCCGCTGGATCCGCCGGAAGGAAAGAGCGGAACATTTGCATTTTCACTTCCGCCGCGCAAGGGGGAGATTCTGAAAAATATTCTCGCATCAAATAAATCGAAAGATTGGTTTGCTACCGGAAAAGAAACGCCGGGCGGCAAAGTAGTGCTGAAAGTAAAAATTGATACCGAGATCGGAAAAAAACCGGGACGAACGGGTTTTGTAGAAGGGTGGATTCGCGGCAGTAAATACCATGATCAGCAGATCGTGCTCACCGCGCATCTTCAGGAGGAACAAGGCTCTGCCAACGACGACGGCTCCGGCTGCGCCAATCTGCTGGAACTTGCGCGCACGTTTAATAAACTGATTCGTGAAGGCAAGATGCAGCGGCCGCTTCGCGATATCCGTTTTTGGTGGACGGATGAGATCTATTCCGAATACCGTTATTTTATGGATCATCCGGAAGTTCCTAAACAATTATTAGCCAATTTACACCAGGACATGACCGGAGCAAAGATGTCGCTCGGAAGCCGTACGCAGCATCTCATTTTTGCCCCTCAATCACGCATGTCTTATCTTGATGCTGTTTTTGAGAACGTGGCGACGTACGTCATTCATACGAATAATTCATATCTCTCCGCAGGACGCAGCGGCGGACTATCGCGACCTCACTCACGCGCGATCTATTCCACGCGCGGTTCGCGTGAAGGGTATCGGGCGGAATTTGTTCCTTACTTCGGTTCCTCCGATAATATGACGTTTGTTGAAGGTGCGATCGGCGTTCCTTCCGTTGCCATGATCAACTGGGACGATCATTATATCCATTCCTCGGATGACGATTTGTGGCAGATCGACCAGACGCAGTTAAAGCGCAATAATTTTATTGTCGCCTCGATAACTATGTTTCTAGGCTCCGCCGAAAATACGGAAGCGGCCAAAATAGCCGCTGAAACATTCGCCCAGGGGCAAAAGCGGCTTACCAATGATCTTAAAACGGCTATGGAAATCTTGAGCGGCAGTAATACCGGAAACGATTCTCTGTGGAAAGATGCGGCCATGTTAATCGAACAAGGCATCCAGCGTGAACGGCGCGCCATGAATTCCGTTCGGGTATTTTGCGGGACCGACAAAACGGCGATGCAGATGATTGACAAACTGGTTACACGGTTAAATGCAAGAGAATCCGAACTGATGAATGACCTGCAAACGTATTACCGGCAGACAACGGGCGCAAAACCCGGAGATCGATCATTAACGGCGGAAGAATTGACCGCTTCAAAAAAGATCCCCATGAATGCCGCCCCGCTTGAAACTTATTTCAACAACCGTGTCAAGGTGAAATATAAATCGGCGTTGCATTCGATCATGAAATCCGAGGTGTACAATTTTGTTGACGGCAAACGCAGTTACTATGATATTTATAAGGCGGTGCGATCGGAGGCTTTGTCCAGCGGAGCCTGGTATTATGGAATTGTCACCCTCAATGATGTGACGGGTTTACTTGATGCGGCCGTAGAAACCAAAGCGCTGATTCTAAAATAG
- a CDS encoding gamma carbonic anhydrase family protein, producing MIEQFLSKTPKIPPSVFIAPGAKILGDVEIGEDCSIWFNVVLRGDVNLIRVGRRTNIQDGAIVHVTFKKHSTVIGHDVTVGHGAILHGCTIKDHVLIGMGAKVLDGAVIGRNSVIAAGAVVKEGYEVPEKTLMAGVPAKPMRPLREEEIKAIEQSAERYIQYAETYRKMRIIEQMENDNL from the coding sequence ATGATCGAGCAATTTTTATCAAAGACGCCGAAAATACCTCCCTCTGTTTTTATTGCTCCGGGTGCAAAGATTTTAGGCGATGTTGAAATAGGTGAGGATTGCAGTATTTGGTTTAACGTGGTTCTTCGTGGCGATGTGAATCTGATTCGCGTCGGACGGCGAACCAATATTCAGGACGGTGCAATTGTTCATGTTACTTTCAAGAAGCATTCAACCGTGATCGGTCACGATGTGACCGTCGGGCACGGCGCTATACTGCACGGCTGTACGATTAAGGATCATGTGTTGATCGGTATGGGGGCTAAAGTCCTGGATGGCGCGGTGATCGGACGGAATTCCGTCATTGCGGCGGGCGCGGTTGTTAAAGAAGGTTATGAGGTTCCTGAGAAAACGTTAATGGCAGGCGTTCCTGCAAAACCGATGCGGCCGCTGAGAGAAGAGGAAATCAAAGCGATAGAACAATCGGCTGAACGTTATATTCAGTATGCCGAAACGTATCGAAAAATGCGTATTATTGAACAAATGGAAAATGATAATTTATGA
- a CDS encoding response regulator, with protein sequence MKKKILIFDDDDDFLSITTKVLSQIGKFEVVPSDESSDAMNLIRKTKPDLLLLDIMMPKVDGFTICKSVKDADDLKHIKIIVYSAKIFDVDRKKALRLGADAYVSKVIESNKLIDTIHQVLQLPQS encoded by the coding sequence ATGAAGAAGAAAATTTTGATCTTCGATGATGACGACGATTTTCTGTCGATAACAACCAAGGTGTTAAGCCAGATTGGAAAATTCGAAGTCGTGCCGTCCGATGAAAGTTCCGATGCAATGAATCTGATCCGTAAAACAAAGCCGGACCTGCTATTGCTGGACATTATGATGCCGAAGGTGGACGGCTTTACTATCTGCAAGAGCGTCAAAGATGCCGACGATCTGAAACATATTAAGATCATAGTCTATTCGGCGAAAATTTTTGATGTAGATCGTAAGAAAGCGCTGCGGCTGGGCGCGGATGCTTATGTGTCAAAAGTCATTGAATCCAATAAACTGATTGATACGATCCATCAAGTTCTTCAGTTACCCCAGTCTTAA
- a CDS encoding MBL fold metallo-hydrolase has protein sequence MKYKFWGVRGSIPTPGPETVGYGGNTACGELTLDDNNIIIFDAGSGIRVLGNDLMKRGKKPVEAIILLSHTHWDHIQGFPFFVPAFIPGNKFVICGCEEADVKLDQIITDQMKSAYFPVELGDMPASVGFKRLYEGKFKISGARVDTLYLNHPGFALGYRVEYNGKSVVYVSDNEPYPIQESDSPEFEGMKYKGNNNYRIINFSKGTDLLVHDCQYTPDEYKTKVGWGHSPYDYVAEIAWKAQVKRLAIYHHDPGHDDAYVNTIVDAVKKILQEKGCPTEVFGAKEGMEIVL, from the coding sequence ATGAAATATAAATTTTGGGGTGTTCGCGGTTCCATTCCGACGCCGGGGCCCGAGACGGTAGGATACGGCGGTAATACGGCCTGCGGCGAACTCACGCTGGACGACAATAATATTATCATTTTTGATGCAGGTTCCGGTATACGGGTTTTAGGCAATGATCTGATGAAACGCGGGAAAAAACCCGTCGAAGCAATCATACTTCTCAGCCATACGCATTGGGATCATATTCAGGGCTTTCCGTTTTTTGTTCCTGCATTCATTCCCGGAAATAAATTCGTGATCTGCGGTTGTGAGGAAGCCGATGTAAAACTGGATCAGATCATTACCGATCAGATGAAGAGCGCCTATTTTCCGGTGGAACTGGGGGATATGCCCGCATCGGTCGGATTTAAAAGGCTGTATGAAGGCAAGTTTAAAATTTCCGGCGCGCGCGTGGACACGCTTTATCTTAATCATCCCGGATTTGCGCTCGGATACCGCGTCGAATATAACGGGAAATCCGTCGTATACGTAAGCGATAACGAACCGTATCCGATTCAGGAATCCGATAGCCCGGAATTTGAAGGGATGAAGTATAAGGGAAATAACAACTACCGTATCATTAATTTTTCCAAGGGAACTGATCTCCTCGTTCACGACTGCCAATACACTCCCGACGAGTATAAAACAAAAGTCGGTTGGGGCCATTCCCCGTACGACTATGTTGCAGAAATTGCATGGAAAGCGCAGGTAAAACGTTTGGCTATATATCATCACGATCCGGGACATGACGATGCGTATGTGAATACCATTGTTGACGCGGTGAAAAAAATACTTCAGGAAAAGGGATGCCCGACGGAAGTTTTCGGGGCGAAAGAAGGTATGGAAATTGTTTTATAA
- a CDS encoding DUF1579 domain-containing protein, with protein MRILLIKIAALILFLFGISETNAQINLSQTFLNRLEGNWSTDKGKSFGMPAVVTMVCKKSLDSKFIELSYTIEMSAADGKKHVFEGRAFYKPVSEIQFVGTWFDSGGETHPIKASHDSTTLTSLWGTAETKLGKTLYVFSSPNIIEIIDFIMKKDSSWKEFNRNTLYREHR; from the coding sequence ATGAGAATATTATTGATTAAGATTGCTGCTTTGATTTTGTTTCTGTTTGGAATTTCTGAGACTAACGCGCAAATAAACCTATCACAGACTTTTTTAAATCGATTGGAAGGCAATTGGTCTACCGACAAAGGGAAATCTTTCGGAATGCCTGCTGTCGTCACAATGGTTTGTAAAAAGTCCCTTGATTCTAAATTTATTGAATTGAGTTATACGATAGAAATGTCAGCCGCAGACGGTAAAAAGCATGTATTTGAAGGAAGGGCTTTTTACAAACCTGTATCAGAAATCCAATTTGTGGGCACATGGTTCGATTCAGGCGGTGAAACGCACCCCATTAAGGCCAGCCATGATTCAACGACGCTCACATCGCTTTGGGGAACGGCCGAGACAAAGCTGGGTAAGACCCTTTATGTTTTTTCCTCACCCAACATAATTGAAATCATTGATTTTATTATGAAAAAAGACAGCTCATGGAAGGAGTTTAACCGCAATACTCTGTATAGAGAACACCGTTAA
- a CDS encoding exo-alpha-sialidase, which translates to MYSTYKNKVMLQFVVFSVLLFAFIQSCSGQPPKNLTNISTNHFNISIDQNIPIPSQFSNFPVVEPHISVHPSNNNHLLVTAMIVTDKTRPYESCRLSSFVSTDAGKTWKETAHDWWGYDPWSAILPNGRAVMSWIGTPNSFQDLYPIRFFRSTDAGISWSSEVQTLEGGHDGTKITASTEDFYFTTVWFTEDMGTEIRLYTSRGDSSFVKTASVYGKGKRLDFCEVAVLTDGTIVVPAFLRDKSAWVQVSHDGGKTLSNPIHITDNFGRKGYSHLAADLHSSFKDRLYFVRATGYGDEFNGVWLNYSADKGKTWSADIRVDTFDKTTKTRANVPSVAVNKDGLVGISWVDSQNDPDGKKNDVYFTVSGDGGNTFQSPVKITDVSSDPRTSANDDVANKFPGGGHYLGMVAKPDGSFQLVWSDSRNQIFQLQTCNVLLSSK; encoded by the coding sequence ATGTATTCAACTTATAAAAATAAAGTTATGTTGCAGTTTGTAGTATTTAGCGTACTTCTGTTTGCCTTTATTCAAAGTTGCAGCGGTCAGCCCCCAAAAAACCTGACCAACATCAGCACAAATCATTTCAATATTTCTATTGACCAGAATATTCCTATTCCGTCACAGTTTAGTAATTTTCCTGTTGTCGAACCTCATATTTCTGTTCACCCCTCAAATAATAACCACTTACTCGTTACAGCGATGATAGTAACGGATAAAACGAGGCCTTATGAAAGCTGCCGTCTTTCCAGTTTTGTGTCCACGGATGCCGGAAAGACATGGAAAGAAACTGCGCATGACTGGTGGGGATATGACCCATGGAGCGCTATTTTACCGAACGGGAGAGCTGTGATGAGTTGGATCGGAACACCAAATAGCTTTCAGGATTTATACCCTATCAGGTTCTTCAGATCCACGGATGCCGGTATATCCTGGAGTTCTGAAGTACAGACATTGGAAGGGGGACATGACGGAACAAAAATAACGGCTTCAACTGAAGATTTTTATTTCACGACGGTTTGGTTTACGGAGGACATGGGCACTGAAATTAGGCTTTACACCAGCCGAGGTGACAGCTCATTTGTTAAAACTGCGTCTGTGTACGGTAAAGGAAAACGCCTTGATTTTTGTGAGGTTGCGGTTTTAACTGACGGCACAATTGTAGTACCGGCGTTCTTACGAGACAAAAGCGCTTGGGTACAAGTTTCTCACGACGGCGGAAAGACGCTATCAAATCCCATACATATAACAGACAATTTTGGCAGAAAAGGTTATTCGCACCTTGCCGCCGACTTGCATTCATCATTCAAAGACCGGTTATATTTTGTTCGTGCAACGGGATATGGCGACGAATTCAATGGCGTTTGGTTAAATTATTCTGCCGACAAGGGTAAAACATGGAGTGCAGACATCAGGGTGGACACGTTTGATAAAACTACAAAGACTCGTGCAAATGTTCCTTCGGTCGCAGTAAATAAAGATGGACTTGTAGGTATATCTTGGGTGGATTCTCAAAATGACCCTGATGGAAAAAAGAATGATGTCTATTTTACGGTTTCTGGTGATGGGGGTAACACTTTTCAATCGCCGGTAAAAATTACCGACGTGAGCAGTGATCCAAGGACTTCCGCTAATGATGATGTCGCAAACAAATTTCCTGGTGGCGGCCATTATTTAGGCATGGTCGCTAAGCCGGATGGAAGTTTCCAATTGGTGTGGAGTGATAGCCGAAATCAGATATTTCAATTACAGACATGCAATGTGCTGCTCAGTTCTAAATAG
- a CDS encoding DJ-1/PfpI family protein yields MKAMLIKGAVISLLVAGSLFSQENGEIAFVCGPCGCVDDGSFFDHPGLCPSCGMILYASFKEIKNVNRNNHEHQMSTGKTVGILIFPGAEIIDFAAPWEIFLQAGMRVFTVAQNDTLINAMGMRIQPDYTFVNAPHADIILLPGGNVEYDNAGIMNWVKKINGESETILSVCNGAFFLGNAGLLDGLEATTFLSLIPSLQRLAPKARVVSNKRFVDNGKIVTSAGLSSGIDATFHVISKYLGVGRTQVIATNLEYDWDPEPKYIRGMLADKYLQGPRSVFSPFEYRTLSYSGDNVSWETKLHVKTDLSHEKLVQLLEYQLNIGEKWVKTSATKYGSNWHFVADNKKWIGIINYEISSANGQTIQMRVKEF; encoded by the coding sequence ATGAAGGCTATGTTAATAAAAGGCGCTGTGATTTCGCTTTTGGTTGCTGGAAGTTTATTCAGTCAGGAAAATGGAGAAATTGCGTTTGTTTGTGGTCCTTGTGGCTGCGTTGACGACGGAAGTTTTTTTGATCATCCAGGGTTATGTCCGTCTTGCGGTATGATTTTGTATGCTTCATTTAAAGAAATAAAAAATGTTAACAGAAATAATCACGAGCATCAAATGAGTACCGGTAAAACTGTCGGCATATTAATCTTTCCAGGCGCGGAGATTATAGACTTTGCGGCGCCTTGGGAAATTTTCTTGCAAGCTGGAATGAGGGTTTTCACTGTCGCACAAAATGATACCCTTATCAATGCCATGGGTATGAGAATACAACCGGATTATACCTTTGTTAACGCACCGCATGCTGATATTATTTTATTGCCTGGTGGCAATGTGGAATATGATAATGCAGGTATCATGAATTGGGTAAAAAAAATAAACGGTGAGAGTGAAACTATTTTGTCCGTGTGTAATGGGGCTTTCTTTTTAGGCAATGCCGGTTTGTTAGACGGGTTAGAGGCGACCACATTTTTGAGTCTAATTCCATCTTTGCAACGATTAGCGCCAAAGGCTCGAGTTGTTTCAAACAAACGATTTGTAGATAATGGTAAGATTGTTACTTCTGCAGGACTATCGTCCGGCATTGATGCAACATTTCATGTTATTTCAAAATATTTAGGGGTTGGCAGGACACAAGTAATTGCTACGAATCTTGAATATGATTGGGATCCAGAGCCGAAATATATTCGAGGAATGTTGGCAGACAAATATTTGCAAGGTCCCCGATCTGTATTTTCACCATTTGAATACAGGACTCTTTCTTATAGTGGAGATAACGTGTCCTGGGAAACCAAATTACATGTCAAAACTGATTTGTCTCATGAAAAACTGGTTCAATTGCTTGAATATCAGTTAAATATCGGAGAGAAATGGGTAAAAACATCGGCAACGAAATATGGTAGTAACTGGCACTTTGTTGCTGATAATAAAAAATGGATTGGTATAATTAATTATGAAATCAGTTCTGCAAACGGGCAAACTATACAAATGAGGGTAAAAGAGTTTTAG
- a CDS encoding MBL fold metallo-hydrolase translates to MKIQRLSWAGIKIECNKICILVDAVEYFNVAAKFMGSPREQIFKFSDSIQADFVVLTHLHPDHYDPSIINKCLKKDGMVICHKSISPKIREDGFKRQIELELNETFEFGSVSFIPVFASDGIGDPQVSWIIAHNDRKLIHCGDSIWHGKFWEIGRMYSPFDLALLPINGAVVHFEKIGYDFSPIPASMTPEQALAASKLLKTTYVIPIHYGMFDSETYQSYSCCEEVFLRIGSENGIQIRIIEPGEIVTIG, encoded by the coding sequence ATGAAAATTCAACGCCTGTCTTGGGCTGGTATAAAAATTGAATGTAATAAAATTTGCATTCTTGTCGATGCCGTAGAGTATTTTAATGTGGCGGCAAAGTTCATGGGATCGCCAAGAGAGCAAATTTTTAAGTTTTCCGATTCAATTCAGGCAGATTTTGTAGTTCTGACGCATTTGCATCCCGATCATTATGACCCTTCCATAATTAATAAATGCCTTAAAAAGGACGGGATGGTTATTTGCCACAAGTCTATTTCGCCAAAAATTAGAGAAGATGGTTTTAAAAGACAGATCGAATTGGAGCTTAATGAAACATTTGAGTTTGGTAGCGTTTCATTTATCCCCGTTTTTGCCTCTGACGGTATTGGCGATCCCCAGGTATCGTGGATAATTGCACATAACGATCGAAAGTTAATACACTGCGGAGATTCTATTTGGCATGGAAAATTTTGGGAAATTGGCAGAATGTATTCGCCATTTGATCTTGCTCTTTTGCCTATCAATGGTGCGGTGGTTCATTTTGAAAAAATCGGTTATGACTTTAGCCCCATACCTGCATCGATGACACCAGAGCAAGCGCTGGCGGCCTCGAAATTATTAAAAACGACTTATGTCATTCCTATCCACTATGGCATGTTTGATAGTGAAACGTATCAATCCTATTCTTGTTGCGAGGAGGTATTTCTCAGAATTGGATCTGAAAACGGAATTCAAATCCGCATTATAGAGCCGGGTGAAATCGTTACTATTGGCTGA
- a CDS encoding SRPBCC domain-containing protein: protein MKRLYRYVLLILTSIICLGNLFSFSCQQETKEIGMTDNQDQIIKVTTVLNSPIDTVFSYFSDNTLLSKWLTLKADVEMKVGGKYELFWTPEDPDPTNNSTYGCKVLAFERPYYLTVEWRGNADQKKFMNNVRPLTTVTLLFTSLSATKTKITLLHTGWHHGNEWEAARQYFTKAWSGAFKRLESIL, encoded by the coding sequence ATGAAAAGACTATACCGATATGTGTTGTTAATCTTGACATCTATTATTTGCTTAGGAAACCTGTTTTCATTTTCATGCCAACAAGAAACCAAAGAAATTGGAATGACAGACAATCAAGATCAAATCATAAAAGTCACCACTGTTTTGAATAGTCCTATTGATACGGTTTTCAGTTACTTTAGTGATAATACACTGTTATCGAAATGGCTCACACTTAAAGCAGATGTTGAAATGAAGGTGGGGGGAAAATATGAGTTGTTTTGGACACCTGAAGATCCGGATCCCACAAATAATAGTACCTATGGTTGTAAAGTTTTAGCCTTTGAGCGACCATACTACCTAACGGTTGAGTGGCGGGGCAATGCAGATCAGAAAAAGTTCATGAATAATGTTAGACCTCTTACTACGGTAACTCTCCTGTTTACTTCATTGAGCGCAACCAAAACAAAAATTACTTTATTACATACCGGTTGGCACCACGGAAATGAGTGGGAGGCGGCCCGACAATATTTCACAAAAGCTTGGAGCGGAGCTTTTAAACGACTTGAAAGCATTTTATAA